The proteins below come from a single Danio aesculapii chromosome 25, fDanAes4.1, whole genome shotgun sequence genomic window:
- the islr2 gene encoding immunoglobulin superfamily containing leucine-rich repeat protein 2, producing the protein MATKYLMLIALGTALIGNAHCCPKQCACSDKYNHQFVDCAYKDLVEVPVGLPSNASTLSLSANKIKVLKSKTFLNVTQVTSLWLAHNEIITVERDTLAPLIQLKNLDISNNKIVHFPWEDLANLGALQLLKMNNNEMVSIPKNAFSNLKDLRSIRINNNKFTTIVQGTFDSLAALSHLQIFNNPFICSCNLEWLRDWILKSSISIPDQNNIACDAPSHLKGSQVTSMPKLDCKAPSVSITYQPNIEKTELYEGYMVMLYCETKGTPKPEVTWEIFAGNQLITFPLPAIVEKTDIPINGPPTNTRFLVFQNGTLIVPRMSKKEEGNYTCSAVNDMGKAESSVRLVVAGTKKHATNSMLDTKSPGLLPEDKLGSKGSKNSVISMRPKFEEKTKSLPTGTSVITVDKEQVDEGTDNLPFAGKCGINDGTQYISNHAFNLSLDELKQYTFDFGVIALEVSETEAKVQLNPMQMANAKSNIHLSQQQQDLQTVNKEPFSLFQTSSKKSPLDLLYLCVSTGNGHSVVQWSKIEEGINAYRFQHLKPGTNYTLCLTYGGQDCQVQVVFTTRKKIPSLLIIVVVSIFLLALATVPLLGATCCHLLYKYQGKTYKLIMKTQNPDQMEKNIATDFDPRASFVGSEKNFNPSELGEGEGEADGEEGDGEGEDIEGSVVTESIPESQSKTQEEFEVGSEYSDRLPLGAEAVNISAEINGNYKQPR; encoded by the coding sequence ATGGCAACCAAATACCTGATGCTTATTGCCCTGGGGACTGCATTGATTGGCAATGCGCACTGTTGCCCCAAGCAGTGTGCCTGCTCTGATAAATACAACCACCAGTTCGTAGACTGTGCCTACAAAGACCTTGTGGAAGTACCTGTGGGTTTGCCGTCCAATGCGAGCACCCTGAGTCTTTCAGCGAACAAGATTAAAGTGCTGAAATCCAAAACCTTTTTAAACGTGACCCAGGTGACCTCTCTTTGGCTGGCTCACAATGAAATCATCACAGTTGAGAGGGACACATTGGCTCCGTTGATTCAGCTGAAAAATTTGGATATTAGCAACAACAAAATTGTGCATTTTCCATGGGAGGACTTGGCCAATCTTGGGGCTCTGCAGTTGTTAAAGATGAACAACAATGAGATGGTCAGCATCCCCAAGAATGCTTTTTCAAACTTGAAAGACCTGCGTTCAATCCGTATTAACAATAACAAGTTTACCACTATTGTGCAAGGAACATTTGATTCTTTGGCTGCCCTGTCCCATCTGCAAATCTTCAACAACCCCTTCATCTGCTCCTGCAACCTTGAGTGGCTAAGAGACTGGATCCTCAAATCCTCAATCTCCATTCCTGATCAAAACAACATCGCTTGCGATGCCCCATCCCACCTCAAAGGTTCTCAGGTCACTAGCATGCCCAAATTGGATTGCAAGGCCCCATCTGTATCCATTACATATCAGCCAAACATAGAAAAGACTGAACTCTATGAGGGATATATGGTTATGCTATACTGCGAAACAAAAGGAACACCCAAACCTGAGGTCACATGGGAGATATTTGCTGGAAACCAACTAATTACATTCCCATTGCCTGCTATTGTTGAAAAAACTGACATCCCGATTAATGGCCCACCGACAAACACCAGGTTCCTTGTGTTTCAAAATGGCACCTTGATCGTTCCACGCATGAGCAAGAAAGAAGAGGGAAACTATACCTGTTCTGCTGTTAATGACATGGGAAAAGCTGAGAGCTCAGTTAGACTTGTTGTCGCAGGCACTAAAAAGCACGCCACCAATTCTATGCTGGACACAAAATCACCAGGGCTTTTACCAGAAGACAAACTCGGTTCGAAAGGCTCCAAAAACAGTGTGATTAGCATGAGGCCCAAATTTGAAGAGAAGACTAAAAGTCTTCCCACCGGGACATCTGTAATTACGGTGGATAAAGAGCAAGTAGATGAAGGGACTGATAATTTGCCATTTGCTGGAAAATGCGGAATAAATGACGGCACACAGTACATTTCTAACCATGCTTTCAACCTCAGCTTGGATGAACTTAAACAGTATACATTTGATTTCGGGGTTATCGCTCTGGAAGTTTCAGAGACTGAGGCTAAAGTTCAGCTGAACCCTATGCAGATGGCCAATGCAAAGTCAAACATTCACCTCAGTCAACAACAACAAGACCTCCAAACTGTGAATAAGGAGCCTTTTAGTCTTTTCCAAACGTCCTCCAAAAAGTCACCACTAGACTTGTTGTACCTTTGTGTCAGTACTGGCAATGGACATTCAGTGGTGCAGTGGTCCAAGATAGAGGAGGGCATCAACGCCTATCGCTTCCAGCACCTCAAGCCAGGCACCAATTACACCCTCTGTCTCACCTACGGAGGCCAAGACTGCCAAGTCCAAGTAGTCTTCACAACCCGAAAGAAAATCCCATCTTTGCTAATTATTGTGGTCGTTAGCATCTTTCTGCTAGCGTTGGCAACCGTACCCCTACTGGGTGCCACCTGCTGTCATTTGCTCTACAAGTATCAAGGCAAGACCTACAAGCTGATTATGAAAACGCAAAACCCAGATCAGATGGAAAAGAACATAGCCACAGATTTTGACCCCAGGGCGTCATTTGTGGGATCCGAGAAGAATTTTAACCCCAGTGAGCTGGGAGAGGGAGAAGGCGAAGCTGATGGTGAGGAGGGAGACGGAGAAGGAGAGGACATCGAGGGCAGTGTGGTGACCGAGTCCATTCCCGAGTCACAGTCCAAAACACAGGAGGAGTTTGAAGTCGGCTCCGAGTACAGCGACCGGTTACCGCTTGGAGCTGAAGCAGTAAACATATCAGCGGAGATCAACGGTAATTACAAACAACCTCGCTGA